One genomic segment of Pongo pygmaeus isolate AG05252 chromosome 19, NHGRI_mPonPyg2-v2.0_pri, whole genome shotgun sequence includes these proteins:
- the CCDC42 gene encoding coiled-coil domain-containing protein 42 isoform X1, translated as MSLGIMEEEDLAEYFRLQYGERLLQMLQKLPNVEGASESPSIRLLEKKKETKIMHQTMVQKKKMFQRRMETLNLRWEELGVKEAQLKAHIQKFEQFIQENDQKRIRAMKKANKERELKRQHMQELTKGKQEMVALRLEHQRLSAKLKDYSIFNKYLEKVVENSEFEEIHEVIARYKTLVSMHHDLMQSAQEGQEKIERAKARLARYMEEKDDEILQQNNELARLQMRFDRAHSNVIIWESRWAHIQNTAAKKTLLLGTIKMATLNLFQIVSKQLKEVTEVALEDTHKQLDMIQQFIQDLSDIWAEVKKKEQQQVRI; from the exons ATGAGTCTGGGTATCATGGAAGAGGAAGACCTGGCCGAGTACTTCCGGCTGCAGTATGGGGAGCGGCTGCTGCAGATGCTTCA GAAACTCCCCAATGTTGAGGGGGCGTCGGAGTCCCCATCCATCCGGCTactggagaagaaaaaggagacgAAAATCATGCATCAAACTATGGTGCAGAAGAAGAAG aTGTTTCAGCGCAGAATGGAAACCCTGAACCTGCGCTGGGAGGAACTGGGCGTTAAGGAAGCCCAGCTGAAGGCTCACATCCAGAAGTTTGAGCAGTTCATCCAG GAGAATGACCAGAAACGGATCCGCGCCATGAAGAAAGCCAACAAGGAGCGAGAACTCAAGCGCCAGCACATGCAGGAGCTGACCAAGGGTAAGCAGGAGATGGTGGCGCTGCGGCTGGAGCACCAGCGGCTGAGCGCCAAGCTGAAGGACTACTCCATTTTCAACAAGTACCTAGAGAAGGTGGTGGAGAACTCTGAG TTCGAGGAGATCCATGAGGTGATTGCGCGCTACAAGACACTGGTGAGCATGCACCACGACCTCATGCAGTCTGCACAGGAGGGCCAGGAGAAGATTGAGCGCGCCAAGGCCCGGCTGGCACGCTACATGGAGGAAAAGGATGATGAGATCCTGCAGCAAAACAATgagctggcaaggctgcagatgCGCTTCGACCGTGCCCACAGCAATGTCATCATCTGG GAATCTCGCTGGGCGCACATCCAGAACACCGCAGCCAAGAAGACCCTCCTGCTTGGCACCATTAAGATGGCCACGCTGAACCTCTTCCAGATTGTGAGCAAGCAGCTGAAGGAGGTGACCGAGGTGGCACTGGAGGACACCCATAAGCAGCTGGACATG ATCCAGCAATTTATCCAAGACCTGTCGGACATCTGGGCAGAGGTGAAAAAGAAGGAACAACAGCAAGTCCGGATTTAA
- the CCDC42 gene encoding coiled-coil domain-containing protein 42 isoform X2: MSLGIMEEEDLAEYFRLQYGERLLQMLQKLPNVEGASESPSIRLLEKKKETKIMHQTMVQKKKMFQRRMETLNLRWEELGVKEAQLKAHIQKFEQFIQENDQKRIRAMKKANKERELKRQHMQELTKGKQEMVALRLEHQRLSAKLKDYSIFNKYLEKVVENSEFEEIHEVIARYKTLVSMHHDLMQSAQEGQEKIERAKARLARYMEEKDDEILQQNNELARLQMRFDRAHSNVIIWESRWAHIQNTAAKKTLLLGTIKMATLNLFQIVSKQLKEVTEVALEDTHKQLDMEMKLLTEIHMTE, encoded by the exons ATGAGTCTGGGTATCATGGAAGAGGAAGACCTGGCCGAGTACTTCCGGCTGCAGTATGGGGAGCGGCTGCTGCAGATGCTTCA GAAACTCCCCAATGTTGAGGGGGCGTCGGAGTCCCCATCCATCCGGCTactggagaagaaaaaggagacgAAAATCATGCATCAAACTATGGTGCAGAAGAAGAAG aTGTTTCAGCGCAGAATGGAAACCCTGAACCTGCGCTGGGAGGAACTGGGCGTTAAGGAAGCCCAGCTGAAGGCTCACATCCAGAAGTTTGAGCAGTTCATCCAG GAGAATGACCAGAAACGGATCCGCGCCATGAAGAAAGCCAACAAGGAGCGAGAACTCAAGCGCCAGCACATGCAGGAGCTGACCAAGGGTAAGCAGGAGATGGTGGCGCTGCGGCTGGAGCACCAGCGGCTGAGCGCCAAGCTGAAGGACTACTCCATTTTCAACAAGTACCTAGAGAAGGTGGTGGAGAACTCTGAG TTCGAGGAGATCCATGAGGTGATTGCGCGCTACAAGACACTGGTGAGCATGCACCACGACCTCATGCAGTCTGCACAGGAGGGCCAGGAGAAGATTGAGCGCGCCAAGGCCCGGCTGGCACGCTACATGGAGGAAAAGGATGATGAGATCCTGCAGCAAAACAATgagctggcaaggctgcagatgCGCTTCGACCGTGCCCACAGCAATGTCATCATCTGG GAATCTCGCTGGGCGCACATCCAGAACACCGCAGCCAAGAAGACCCTCCTGCTTGGCACCATTAAGATGGCCACGCTGAACCTCTTCCAGATTGTGAGCAAGCAGCTGAAGGAGGTGACCGAGGTGGCACTGGAGGACACCCATAAGCAGCTGGACATG GAGATGAAACTACTCACGGAAATACACATGACCGAGTAG